GAGGTCCTATCCTTCTGTCCGCTATCCGCCCAGCAGGATCGCAAGGATCGTCTGGGCCGGCTGGTAATCCTGCAGGAATTTCTGGAGGTCTTCATTGAACGCCAGGGTCATGTTGATCGTGTTGAACGCCGCGTGGGCGAGGATCGGAGCGATCAGGCTGCCGCGGTAGATAAACAGGACGGAGAACACCAGCGAGACCAGGGCGATCTGCACGACCGCGA
The nucleotide sequence above comes from Phycisphaerae bacterium. Encoded proteins:
- a CDS encoding CPBP family intramembrane metalloprotease → AVVQIALVSLVFSVLFIYRGSLIAPILAHAAFNTINMTLAFNEDLQKFLQDYQPAQTILAILLGG